A window of the Salvelinus fontinalis isolate EN_2023a chromosome 14, ASM2944872v1, whole genome shotgun sequence genome harbors these coding sequences:
- the LOC129810869 gene encoding mitochondrial coenzyme A transporter SLC25A42-like, with protein MAHTVQDHQMAQPQAAVLSLPPSGQAKRWTVLDSLLCGALAGAVAKTVIAPLDRTKIIFQVSSQRFSAKEAFRLLYCTYMKDGFLSLWRGNSATMVRVIPYAAIQFCSHDQYKRILGESYGFQGKALTPFPRFLAGSLAGTTAAMLTYPLDMVRARMAVTPRQMYSNIMHVFVRITQEEGIKTLYRGFCPTILGVIPYSGITFFTYETLKKLHAERTRRSQPYSYERLAFGACAGLIGQSASYPLDVVRRRMQTAGVTGQQYGSVLNTMKSIVVQEGVVRGLYKGLSMNWIKGPIAVGVSFTTFDLMHNLLHKLHQLGYFTH; from the exons ATGGCCCATACAGTGCAGGACCACCAGATGGCACAgccccaggcagcagtgttgtctctccctccctccggccAGGCTAAA AGATGGACAGTGTTGGACTCCCTGCTATGTGGAGCATTGGCAGGAGCTGTGGCCAAAACAGTCATAGCTCCTCTGGACAGAACCAAGATCATCTTCCAAG TGTCTTCACAAAGATTCTCTGCTAAG gaaGCCTTCAGACTCCTCTACTGTACATACATGAAAGATGGCTTCCTCAGTCTGTGGAGGGGCAACTCTGCCACCATGGTGCGGGTCATCCCCTACGCTGCCATCCAGTTCTGCTCCCACGACCAGTACAAGAGAATCCTGGGGGAATCCTATGGCTTCCAGGGAAA AGCCCTTACTCCTTTTCCACGTTTCCTGGCAGGGTCGTTGGCTGGCACCACAGCTGCCATGCTCACCTACCCCCTGGACATGGTGCGGGCCAGGATGGCAGTGACACCCAGACAAAT GTACAGCAACATTATGCACGTGTTTGTACGCATTACACAGGAGGAGGGCATTAAGACCCTGTACAGAGGCTTCTGCCCGACCATCCTGGGAGTGATCCCATACTCAGGAATCACCTTCTTCACATATGAGACCCTCAAGAAACTACATGCAG AGAGGACTAGGCGGTCCCAGCCGTACTCCTACGAGCGTCTGGCATTTGGCGCGTGTGCTGGCCTGATCGGCCAGTCGGCCTCTTACCCGCTGGACGTGGTTCGCCGACGCATGCAGACGGCAGGGGTGACGGGCCAACAGTACGGCAGCGTCCTGAACACCATGAAATCGATCGTGGTGCAGGAGGGTGTGGtgcgtggactctacaagggcCTCAGTATGAACTGGATCAAAGGGCCTATTGCTGTGGGGGTCAGCTTCACCACCTTTGACCTCATGCACAACCTCCTGCACAAGTTGCACCAGTTGGGATACTTCACACACTGa
- the LOC129810868 gene encoding MAU2 chromatid cohesion factor homolog isoform X1 codes for MASNVEAPESWYLALLGFAEHFRTSSPPKIRLCVHCLQAVFQFKPPQRVEARTHLQLGSVLYHHTKNSELARSHLEKAWLISQQIPQFEDVKFEAASLLSELYCQQVPNLVDSAKPLLRKAIQISQQTPYWHCRLLFQLAQLHTLEKDLVSACDLLGVGAEYARVVGSEYTRALFLLSKGMLLLMERKLGEVHPLLTLCGTIVENWQGNPIQKESLRVFFLVLQVTHYLDAGQVKSVKPCLKQLQQCIQTISTLHDDEILPSNPADLFHWLPKEHMCVLVYLVTVMHSMQAGYLEKAQKYTDKALMQLEKLKMLDSSPILSTFQVILLEHIIMCRLVTGHKATALQEISQVCQLCQQSPRLFTNHAAQLHTLLGLYCISVNCMDNAEAQFTAALRVSDLTTHQELWAFIVTNLASVYIREGNRHQELYSLLERINPDHNFPVSSHCLRAAAFYIRGLLSFFQGRYNEAKRFLRETLKMSNAEDLNRLTACSLVLLGHIFYVLGNHRESNNMVVPAMQLASKIPDMSVQLWSSALLKDLNKALGNTIDAHEAAQMHQNFSQQLLQDHIAACSLPEHNLISWTDGPPPGQFQAQNGPTTSLASLL; via the exons ATGGCGTCCAACGTAGAGGCCCCGGAATCGTGGTACCTCGCCCTCCTTGGCTTTGCAGAACATTTCCGCACCTCAAGTCCACCCAAAATTCGTTTGTGTGTGCATTGTCTTCAAGCGGTTTTCCAGTTTAAACCTCCGCAAAGGGTGGAGGCCAGAACTCACCTTCAACTCGGCTCGGTGCTCTATCATCATACGAAGAACAGCGAGCTGGCGCGGAGCCACTTGGAGAAAGCG TGGTTAATATCACAACAA ATCCCACAATTTGAAGATGTTAAATTTGAAGCAGCAAGTCTTTTGTCAGAACTCTATTGTCAGCAGGTACCG AATCTGGTAGATTCTGCAAAGCCTTTACTGCGAAAGGCAATCCAGATCTCACAGCAAACTCCCTATTGGCACTGTCGCCTGCTGTTTCAACTTGCG CAACTGCACACTCTGGAGAAAGACCTTGTGTCTGCCTGTGACCTCCTAGGGGTCGGTGCTGAGTATGCCAGAGTGGTGGGCTCGGAATACACCAG GGCGCTGTTCCTCCTGAGTAAAGGAATG CTCCTACTGATGGAGAGGAAGCTGGGGGAGGTGCACCCTCTGCTCACGCTATGCGGGACGATCGTGGAGAACTGGCAGGGAAACCCCATCCAGAAAGAGTCTCTCAGGGTATTTTTCCTGGTGCTGCAGGTCACACACTACCTGGATGCCGGACAG GTGAAGAGTGTGAAGCCCTGTCTTAAGCAGCTGCAGCAGTGCATCCAGACGATCTCTACACTCCATGATGATGAGATCCTGCCCAGTAACCCTGCTGACCTCTTCCACTGGCTGCCCAAGGAACACATGTGTGTTCTCGTCTACCTG GTGACTGTCATGCACTCCATGCAAGCAGGGTATTTGGAGAAGGCACAGAAATACACAGACAAAGCACTCATGCAGCTTGAGAAACTGAAAA TGCTGGACAGCAGTCCCATCCTTTCAACGTTCCAGGTCATTCTGCTGGAGCACATCATCATGTGTCGGCTAGTCACTGGTCACAAGGCTACTGCATTACAAGAG ATCTCCCAGGTCTGCCAACTGTGCCAACAGTCCCCCAGGTTATTCACCAATCACGCTGCCCAACTCCACACTCTACTA GGCCTGTATTGCATATCTGTCAACTGTATGGACAACGCAGAGGCACAGTTCACCGCCGCTTTGCGGGTAAGTGAC CTAACCACACACCAGGAGCTGTGGGCGTTCATTGTGACAAACCTGGCCAGCGTCTACATCAGGGAAGGAAACAGACACCAGGAG CTCTACAGTCTCCTTGAGAGGATAAACCCTGATCACAACTTTCCTGTGAG CTCTCACTGTCTCCGCGCTGCAGCTTTCTACATCCGAGGACTCCTGTCCTTCTTCCAAGGACGCTACAACGAGGCCAA ACGGTTCCTTAGAGAAACTCTGAAGATGTCAAACGCGGAGGACCTGAATAGACTGACAGCCTGCTCACTGGTTCTGCTAGGCCATATATTCTATGTACTGGGAAACCACAGG GAAAGCAACAACATGGTGGTTCCAGCGATGCAGCTGGCCAGCAAGATCCCTGACATGTCTGTCCAGCTGTGGTCCTCGGCCCTTTTAAAAG ATCTGAACAAGGCTCTGGGAAACACCATAGATGCCCATGAAGCTGCTCAGATGCACCAGAACTTCTCCCAGCAGCTTCTCCAGGACCACATTGCTGCCTGCAGCCTCCCCGAACACAACCTAATCAGC TGGACGGACGGCCCGCCACCTGGGCAGTTTCAAGCCCAGAACGGCCCGACAACCAGCCTGGCCAGCCTGCTATGA
- the LOC129810868 gene encoding MAU2 chromatid cohesion factor homolog isoform X3, which yields MASNVEAPESWYLALLGFAEHFRTSSPPKIRLCVHCLQAVFQFKPPQRVEARTHLQLGSVLYHHTKNSELARSHLEKAWLISQQIPQFEDVKFEAASLLSELYCQQVPNLVDSAKPLLRKAIQISQQTPYWHCRLLFQLAQLHTLEKDLVSACDLLGVGAEYARVVGSEYTRALFLLSKGMLLLMERKLGEVHPLLTLCGTIVENWQGNPIQKESLRVFFLVLQVTHYLDAGQVKSVKPCLKQLQQCIQTISTLHDDEILPSNPADLFHWLPKEHMCVLVYLVTVMHSMQAGYLEKAQKYTDKALMQLEKLKMLDSSPILSTFQVILLEHIIMCRLVTGHKATALQEISQVCQLCQQSPRLFTNHAAQLHTLLGLYCISVNCMDNAEAQFTAALRLTTHQELWAFIVTNLASVYIREGNRHQELYSLLERINPDHNFPVSSHCLRAAAFYIRGLLSFFQGRYNEAKRFLRETLKMSNAEDLNRLTACSLVLLGHIFYVLGNHRESNNMVVPAMQLASKIPDMSVQLWSSALLKDLNKALGNTIDAHEAAQMHQNFSQQLLQDHIAACSLPEHNLISWTDGPPPGQFQAQNGPTTSLASLL from the exons ATGGCGTCCAACGTAGAGGCCCCGGAATCGTGGTACCTCGCCCTCCTTGGCTTTGCAGAACATTTCCGCACCTCAAGTCCACCCAAAATTCGTTTGTGTGTGCATTGTCTTCAAGCGGTTTTCCAGTTTAAACCTCCGCAAAGGGTGGAGGCCAGAACTCACCTTCAACTCGGCTCGGTGCTCTATCATCATACGAAGAACAGCGAGCTGGCGCGGAGCCACTTGGAGAAAGCG TGGTTAATATCACAACAA ATCCCACAATTTGAAGATGTTAAATTTGAAGCAGCAAGTCTTTTGTCAGAACTCTATTGTCAGCAGGTACCG AATCTGGTAGATTCTGCAAAGCCTTTACTGCGAAAGGCAATCCAGATCTCACAGCAAACTCCCTATTGGCACTGTCGCCTGCTGTTTCAACTTGCG CAACTGCACACTCTGGAGAAAGACCTTGTGTCTGCCTGTGACCTCCTAGGGGTCGGTGCTGAGTATGCCAGAGTGGTGGGCTCGGAATACACCAG GGCGCTGTTCCTCCTGAGTAAAGGAATG CTCCTACTGATGGAGAGGAAGCTGGGGGAGGTGCACCCTCTGCTCACGCTATGCGGGACGATCGTGGAGAACTGGCAGGGAAACCCCATCCAGAAAGAGTCTCTCAGGGTATTTTTCCTGGTGCTGCAGGTCACACACTACCTGGATGCCGGACAG GTGAAGAGTGTGAAGCCCTGTCTTAAGCAGCTGCAGCAGTGCATCCAGACGATCTCTACACTCCATGATGATGAGATCCTGCCCAGTAACCCTGCTGACCTCTTCCACTGGCTGCCCAAGGAACACATGTGTGTTCTCGTCTACCTG GTGACTGTCATGCACTCCATGCAAGCAGGGTATTTGGAGAAGGCACAGAAATACACAGACAAAGCACTCATGCAGCTTGAGAAACTGAAAA TGCTGGACAGCAGTCCCATCCTTTCAACGTTCCAGGTCATTCTGCTGGAGCACATCATCATGTGTCGGCTAGTCACTGGTCACAAGGCTACTGCATTACAAGAG ATCTCCCAGGTCTGCCAACTGTGCCAACAGTCCCCCAGGTTATTCACCAATCACGCTGCCCAACTCCACACTCTACTA GGCCTGTATTGCATATCTGTCAACTGTATGGACAACGCAGAGGCACAGTTCACCGCCGCTTTGCGG CTAACCACACACCAGGAGCTGTGGGCGTTCATTGTGACAAACCTGGCCAGCGTCTACATCAGGGAAGGAAACAGACACCAGGAG CTCTACAGTCTCCTTGAGAGGATAAACCCTGATCACAACTTTCCTGTGAG CTCTCACTGTCTCCGCGCTGCAGCTTTCTACATCCGAGGACTCCTGTCCTTCTTCCAAGGACGCTACAACGAGGCCAA ACGGTTCCTTAGAGAAACTCTGAAGATGTCAAACGCGGAGGACCTGAATAGACTGACAGCCTGCTCACTGGTTCTGCTAGGCCATATATTCTATGTACTGGGAAACCACAGG GAAAGCAACAACATGGTGGTTCCAGCGATGCAGCTGGCCAGCAAGATCCCTGACATGTCTGTCCAGCTGTGGTCCTCGGCCCTTTTAAAAG ATCTGAACAAGGCTCTGGGAAACACCATAGATGCCCATGAAGCTGCTCAGATGCACCAGAACTTCTCCCAGCAGCTTCTCCAGGACCACATTGCTGCCTGCAGCCTCCCCGAACACAACCTAATCAGC TGGACGGACGGCCCGCCACCTGGGCAGTTTCAAGCCCAGAACGGCCCGACAACCAGCCTGGCCAGCCTGCTATGA
- the LOC129810868 gene encoding MAU2 chromatid cohesion factor homolog isoform X2, translating to MASNVEAPESWYLALLGFAEHFRTSSPPKIRLCVHCLQAVFQFKPPQRVEARTHLQLGSVLYHHTKNSELARSHLEKAWLISQQIPQFEDVKFEAASLLSELYCQQNLVDSAKPLLRKAIQISQQTPYWHCRLLFQLAQLHTLEKDLVSACDLLGVGAEYARVVGSEYTRALFLLSKGMLLLMERKLGEVHPLLTLCGTIVENWQGNPIQKESLRVFFLVLQVTHYLDAGQVKSVKPCLKQLQQCIQTISTLHDDEILPSNPADLFHWLPKEHMCVLVYLVTVMHSMQAGYLEKAQKYTDKALMQLEKLKMLDSSPILSTFQVILLEHIIMCRLVTGHKATALQEISQVCQLCQQSPRLFTNHAAQLHTLLGLYCISVNCMDNAEAQFTAALRVSDLTTHQELWAFIVTNLASVYIREGNRHQELYSLLERINPDHNFPVSSHCLRAAAFYIRGLLSFFQGRYNEAKRFLRETLKMSNAEDLNRLTACSLVLLGHIFYVLGNHRESNNMVVPAMQLASKIPDMSVQLWSSALLKDLNKALGNTIDAHEAAQMHQNFSQQLLQDHIAACSLPEHNLISWTDGPPPGQFQAQNGPTTSLASLL from the exons ATGGCGTCCAACGTAGAGGCCCCGGAATCGTGGTACCTCGCCCTCCTTGGCTTTGCAGAACATTTCCGCACCTCAAGTCCACCCAAAATTCGTTTGTGTGTGCATTGTCTTCAAGCGGTTTTCCAGTTTAAACCTCCGCAAAGGGTGGAGGCCAGAACTCACCTTCAACTCGGCTCGGTGCTCTATCATCATACGAAGAACAGCGAGCTGGCGCGGAGCCACTTGGAGAAAGCG TGGTTAATATCACAACAA ATCCCACAATTTGAAGATGTTAAATTTGAAGCAGCAAGTCTTTTGTCAGAACTCTATTGTCAGCAG AATCTGGTAGATTCTGCAAAGCCTTTACTGCGAAAGGCAATCCAGATCTCACAGCAAACTCCCTATTGGCACTGTCGCCTGCTGTTTCAACTTGCG CAACTGCACACTCTGGAGAAAGACCTTGTGTCTGCCTGTGACCTCCTAGGGGTCGGTGCTGAGTATGCCAGAGTGGTGGGCTCGGAATACACCAG GGCGCTGTTCCTCCTGAGTAAAGGAATG CTCCTACTGATGGAGAGGAAGCTGGGGGAGGTGCACCCTCTGCTCACGCTATGCGGGACGATCGTGGAGAACTGGCAGGGAAACCCCATCCAGAAAGAGTCTCTCAGGGTATTTTTCCTGGTGCTGCAGGTCACACACTACCTGGATGCCGGACAG GTGAAGAGTGTGAAGCCCTGTCTTAAGCAGCTGCAGCAGTGCATCCAGACGATCTCTACACTCCATGATGATGAGATCCTGCCCAGTAACCCTGCTGACCTCTTCCACTGGCTGCCCAAGGAACACATGTGTGTTCTCGTCTACCTG GTGACTGTCATGCACTCCATGCAAGCAGGGTATTTGGAGAAGGCACAGAAATACACAGACAAAGCACTCATGCAGCTTGAGAAACTGAAAA TGCTGGACAGCAGTCCCATCCTTTCAACGTTCCAGGTCATTCTGCTGGAGCACATCATCATGTGTCGGCTAGTCACTGGTCACAAGGCTACTGCATTACAAGAG ATCTCCCAGGTCTGCCAACTGTGCCAACAGTCCCCCAGGTTATTCACCAATCACGCTGCCCAACTCCACACTCTACTA GGCCTGTATTGCATATCTGTCAACTGTATGGACAACGCAGAGGCACAGTTCACCGCCGCTTTGCGGGTAAGTGAC CTAACCACACACCAGGAGCTGTGGGCGTTCATTGTGACAAACCTGGCCAGCGTCTACATCAGGGAAGGAAACAGACACCAGGAG CTCTACAGTCTCCTTGAGAGGATAAACCCTGATCACAACTTTCCTGTGAG CTCTCACTGTCTCCGCGCTGCAGCTTTCTACATCCGAGGACTCCTGTCCTTCTTCCAAGGACGCTACAACGAGGCCAA ACGGTTCCTTAGAGAAACTCTGAAGATGTCAAACGCGGAGGACCTGAATAGACTGACAGCCTGCTCACTGGTTCTGCTAGGCCATATATTCTATGTACTGGGAAACCACAGG GAAAGCAACAACATGGTGGTTCCAGCGATGCAGCTGGCCAGCAAGATCCCTGACATGTCTGTCCAGCTGTGGTCCTCGGCCCTTTTAAAAG ATCTGAACAAGGCTCTGGGAAACACCATAGATGCCCATGAAGCTGCTCAGATGCACCAGAACTTCTCCCAGCAGCTTCTCCAGGACCACATTGCTGCCTGCAGCCTCCCCGAACACAACCTAATCAGC TGGACGGACGGCCCGCCACCTGGGCAGTTTCAAGCCCAGAACGGCCCGACAACCAGCCTGGCCAGCCTGCTATGA
- the LOC129810868 gene encoding MAU2 chromatid cohesion factor homolog isoform X4 yields MASNVEAPESWYLALLGFAEHFRTSSPPKIRLCVHCLQAVFQFKPPQRVEARTHLQLGSVLYHHTKNSELARSHLEKAWLISQQIPQFEDVKFEAASLLSELYCQQNLVDSAKPLLRKAIQISQQTPYWHCRLLFQLAQLHTLEKDLVSACDLLGVGAEYARVVGSEYTRALFLLSKGMLLLMERKLGEVHPLLTLCGTIVENWQGNPIQKESLRVFFLVLQVTHYLDAGQVKSVKPCLKQLQQCIQTISTLHDDEILPSNPADLFHWLPKEHMCVLVYLVTVMHSMQAGYLEKAQKYTDKALMQLEKLKMLDSSPILSTFQVILLEHIIMCRLVTGHKATALQEISQVCQLCQQSPRLFTNHAAQLHTLLGLYCISVNCMDNAEAQFTAALRLTTHQELWAFIVTNLASVYIREGNRHQELYSLLERINPDHNFPVSSHCLRAAAFYIRGLLSFFQGRYNEAKRFLRETLKMSNAEDLNRLTACSLVLLGHIFYVLGNHRESNNMVVPAMQLASKIPDMSVQLWSSALLKDLNKALGNTIDAHEAAQMHQNFSQQLLQDHIAACSLPEHNLISWTDGPPPGQFQAQNGPTTSLASLL; encoded by the exons ATGGCGTCCAACGTAGAGGCCCCGGAATCGTGGTACCTCGCCCTCCTTGGCTTTGCAGAACATTTCCGCACCTCAAGTCCACCCAAAATTCGTTTGTGTGTGCATTGTCTTCAAGCGGTTTTCCAGTTTAAACCTCCGCAAAGGGTGGAGGCCAGAACTCACCTTCAACTCGGCTCGGTGCTCTATCATCATACGAAGAACAGCGAGCTGGCGCGGAGCCACTTGGAGAAAGCG TGGTTAATATCACAACAA ATCCCACAATTTGAAGATGTTAAATTTGAAGCAGCAAGTCTTTTGTCAGAACTCTATTGTCAGCAG AATCTGGTAGATTCTGCAAAGCCTTTACTGCGAAAGGCAATCCAGATCTCACAGCAAACTCCCTATTGGCACTGTCGCCTGCTGTTTCAACTTGCG CAACTGCACACTCTGGAGAAAGACCTTGTGTCTGCCTGTGACCTCCTAGGGGTCGGTGCTGAGTATGCCAGAGTGGTGGGCTCGGAATACACCAG GGCGCTGTTCCTCCTGAGTAAAGGAATG CTCCTACTGATGGAGAGGAAGCTGGGGGAGGTGCACCCTCTGCTCACGCTATGCGGGACGATCGTGGAGAACTGGCAGGGAAACCCCATCCAGAAAGAGTCTCTCAGGGTATTTTTCCTGGTGCTGCAGGTCACACACTACCTGGATGCCGGACAG GTGAAGAGTGTGAAGCCCTGTCTTAAGCAGCTGCAGCAGTGCATCCAGACGATCTCTACACTCCATGATGATGAGATCCTGCCCAGTAACCCTGCTGACCTCTTCCACTGGCTGCCCAAGGAACACATGTGTGTTCTCGTCTACCTG GTGACTGTCATGCACTCCATGCAAGCAGGGTATTTGGAGAAGGCACAGAAATACACAGACAAAGCACTCATGCAGCTTGAGAAACTGAAAA TGCTGGACAGCAGTCCCATCCTTTCAACGTTCCAGGTCATTCTGCTGGAGCACATCATCATGTGTCGGCTAGTCACTGGTCACAAGGCTACTGCATTACAAGAG ATCTCCCAGGTCTGCCAACTGTGCCAACAGTCCCCCAGGTTATTCACCAATCACGCTGCCCAACTCCACACTCTACTA GGCCTGTATTGCATATCTGTCAACTGTATGGACAACGCAGAGGCACAGTTCACCGCCGCTTTGCGG CTAACCACACACCAGGAGCTGTGGGCGTTCATTGTGACAAACCTGGCCAGCGTCTACATCAGGGAAGGAAACAGACACCAGGAG CTCTACAGTCTCCTTGAGAGGATAAACCCTGATCACAACTTTCCTGTGAG CTCTCACTGTCTCCGCGCTGCAGCTTTCTACATCCGAGGACTCCTGTCCTTCTTCCAAGGACGCTACAACGAGGCCAA ACGGTTCCTTAGAGAAACTCTGAAGATGTCAAACGCGGAGGACCTGAATAGACTGACAGCCTGCTCACTGGTTCTGCTAGGCCATATATTCTATGTACTGGGAAACCACAGG GAAAGCAACAACATGGTGGTTCCAGCGATGCAGCTGGCCAGCAAGATCCCTGACATGTCTGTCCAGCTGTGGTCCTCGGCCCTTTTAAAAG ATCTGAACAAGGCTCTGGGAAACACCATAGATGCCCATGAAGCTGCTCAGATGCACCAGAACTTCTCCCAGCAGCTTCTCCAGGACCACATTGCTGCCTGCAGCCTCCCCGAACACAACCTAATCAGC TGGACGGACGGCCCGCCACCTGGGCAGTTTCAAGCCCAGAACGGCCCGACAACCAGCCTGGCCAGCCTGCTATGA